Proteins encoded together in one Impatiens glandulifera chromosome 1, dImpGla2.1, whole genome shotgun sequence window:
- the LOC124910808 gene encoding uncharacterized protein LOC124910808: MAAPIVTLMVEREETVMSPSRGGQPIRRKARFLLPSLNVEETSPTIMIPHSANTVPNDEVFFDGWRKCTARWEQWVSQMRPLYQPIWERAGIAEAITGSLCNIIQHKEVILELSDRWCSETKSFIFPWGEATVTLEDVAAIGGFSLGDFCVLKPLETPDLKEIEDLLIAERREIVRSKASRACQKLWMDKFMDSGSDIEHEAFLSLWLSRFVFTGPAIDTVRTNVFPIAVHLSRATRIALAPAVLASLYRDLDLLKRREQRSTRKPSKSRRPPNKITLWAPFQLVQVWIWERFESLRPQGIRTVGMTEPRICRWHTAGTEGLEKENIARVFNESGKKFVWRPYTTRDYKGFISELYGKKVVRVFDSYYLDREVLEDFVRCIRVSELVGVEVDCIEQYLPHRVGMQFGFDQDIPVGQVAREDGTSEIAWRYYARPIVDHVINVPTRLYEPEMTTRYYRCWKRSIRIHLGRPPRNRNEVQPPVVNQERTRTDGSVMIQPSTRDLAAASSSAHHHPGSTLNVTRVHPLPPPTDRALAAAYAAAVAASSSAHHPGTTLILIRDPLPPPPGFSSRMIYALDTQSGVIPIPFRPPHQP; the protein is encoded by the coding sequence ATGGCTGCCCCTATTGTAACCCTAATGGTTGAGAGAGAAGAGACGGTGATGTCACCTTCAAGGGGTGGACAACCTATTCGCAGAAAGGCTCGTTTTCTCCTCCCTTCCCTAAATGTGGAGGAAACCTCACCCACAATAATGATCCCTCATTCTGCAAACACTGTCCCAAATGACGAGGTTTTCTTCGATGGTTGGAGAAAGTGTACAGCACGATGGGAACAATGGGTGTCCCAAATGCGCCCTCTCTACCAACCTATATGGGAGAGAGCTGGGATCGCAGAGGCCATCACAGGTTCTCTGTGTAACATCATACAGCACAAGGAGGTTATCCTCGAACTCTCCGATAGATGGTGCTCCGAAACCAAATCATTCATCTTCCCATGGGGGGAAGCTACGGTCACCCTTGAAGACGTGGCCGCAATCGGAGGTTTCAGTCTGGGGGACTTTTGTGTTCTCAAGCCATTAGAAACTCCCGATTTGAAGGAGATTGAAGATTTGCTGATAGCGGAGAGAAGGGAAATAGTCCGCTCCAAAGCATCCAGAGCTTGTCAAAAGCTTTGGATGGACAAGTTCATGGACAGTGGGAGTGATATAGAGCATGAAGCTTTCCTATCACTTTGGCTGTCCAGGTTCGTTTTCACTGGACCGGCGATTGACACAGTTCGAACCAATGTGTTCCCAATTGCCGTACACCTCTCGAGGGCAACCAGAATCGCCTTGGCCCCGGCTGTCCTAGCCAGCCTTTATCGGGACCTTGATTTGCTTAAACGACGGGAGCAACGTAGCACGCGCAAACCATCTAAATCGAGGCGGCCGCCGAATAAGATCACACTTTGGGCTCCCTTTCAGCTGGTCCAAGTTTGGATATGGGAGAGGTTCGAGTCCTTGAGGCCACAGGGCATTAGGACAGTGGGGATGACGGAGCCAAGAATATGCAGATGGCATACTGCGGGGACCGAAGGCCTTGAAAAGGAAAACATTGCTCGAGTTTTCAATGAGAGCGGGAAGAAGTTTGTATGGAGGCCATACACGACCCGTGATTACAAAGGGTTCATATCAGAGCTGTATGGTAAGAAGGTGGTGAGGGTGTTCGACTCGTATTATTTGGACAGGGAAGTTCTGGAGGACTTTGTCCGTTGTATCAGGGTATCCGAGCTTGTTGGGGTGGAAGTGGATTGCATTGAGCAATATCTGCCTCATAGAGTGGGGATGCAGTTCGGGTTTGATCAAGACATTCCCGTAGGTCAAGTTGCTCGTGAAGATGGAACTTCTGAGATTGCGTGGAGATATTATGCTCGGCCCATAGTAGATCATGTCATTAATGTGCCAACAAGATTGTATGAGCCTGAAATGACCACCAGGTACTACCGTTGTTGGAAGAGATCCATAAGGATTCATCTTGGGAGGCCACCTAGAAACAGAAATGAAGTTCAACCACCGGTTGTGAATCAAGAAAGAACCAGAACTGATGGATCAGTGATGATTCAACCGTCAACTCGTGATCTTGCTGCTGCTTCTTCTTCGGCTCATCATCATCCCGGTTCAACATTGAATGTAACAAGAGTCCACCCATTACCCCCGCCAACTGATCGTGCTCTTGCTGCTGCTTATGCTGCTGCTGTTGCTGCTTCTTCTTCGGCTCATCATCCCGGTACAACATTGATTCTAATAAGAGACCCATTACCGCCCCCTCCTGGATTCTCTTCCAGAATGATATATGCATTGGACACTCAGAGCGGTGTCATTCCGATCCCCTTTCGCCCTCCTCATCAACCATAA